A genome region from Triticum aestivum cultivar Chinese Spring chromosome 2B, IWGSC CS RefSeq v2.1, whole genome shotgun sequence includes the following:
- the LOC123047273 gene encoding probable F-box protein At4g22165, giving the protein MEACSLARTIGLWSLPTHPRMFLSQVFRVLLKLLGLPPSLLKKFLKHEHIHPPHMESEVGGLPELPHELLVDIFALLDIPDLKRASSVCSSWRSVYTSLCSLGLYKRPQTPCLFYTSESAGESVAFLYSLAEKRSYKLTLPEPPIRSRHLIGSTNGWLVTADERSEMHLLNPITCQQIALPLVITIEHVTPIFDEAGALCEYHYSRHTYGPYGLCTADRPSILALDELRSYLYVKAFVFYDASAGGHIVVLIHNPFGQLSFARLGDDKWTWLPQHSFFHDCIYKDGLLYAVTAQGKILAFNLRGPVVTTELIMDIAKDILDENIYIVQAPCGGLLQVWRTQEASQYVEDAGPAIDLTNTRDIKIFKVETTAEKLVGIDSLDDHVLLLGHNQTLCLSVEEYPHLKANHAYFTDDCELYLFGWKNNRRDIGICDLANNTCEELVSPQPWSNWPNPIWITPSLTRL; this is encoded by the coding sequence ATGGAGGCTTGTAGCTTAGCCAGGACAATTGGCTTATGGAGTTTACCCACACACCCAAGGATGTTCTTGTCTCAGGTCTTCAGAGTTTTGCTCAAGCTGCTTGGTCTCCCCCCCAGTTTACTGAAGAAATTCCTCAAACATGAGCATATTCATCCACCACACATGGAGAGTGAAGTAGGCGGATTGCCGGAGCTGCCGCACGAACTCCTCGTGGATATATTTGCCCTCCTAGATATTCCCGACCTGAAGCGTGCCAGCTCCGTCTGCTCCTCCTGGCGCTCAGTTTATACCAGCCTATGCAGCCTTGGGCTGTACAAGCGGCCCCAGACGCCATGCCTGTTCTACACCTCTGAATCTGCTGGTGAGAGTGTTGCCTTCCTCTACAGCCTCGCAGAGAAGAGGTCATACAAGTTGACTCTCCCGGAGCCACCTATCCGCAGTAGGCATCTGATCGGCTCCACAAATGGCTGGCTGGTCACTGCTGATGAGAGGTCTGAGATGCATCTTCTGAATCCAATCACCTGTCAACAGATTGCTCTCCCGTTGGTGATCACCATCGAGCATGTGACCCCCATTTTTGATGAAGCAGGTGCCTTATGTGAGTACCATTACTCGCGACACacatatgggccatatgggctcTGTACTGCTGACCGACCTTCAATCCTTGCTCTTGACGAGCTACGGAGCTACCTCTATGTAAAGGCATTTGTATTTTATGATGCATCTGCAGGTGGACATATCGTGGTGCTTATCCACAATCCATTCGGGCAGCTTTCGTTTGCTAGGTTAGGGGATGACAAGTGGACCTGGCTGCCACAGCACTCTTTTTTTCATGACTGCATCTATAAGGATGGCCTATTATATGCAGTGACAGCACAAGGGAAAATTCTCGCCTTCAATCTCAGAGGTCCTGTGGTCACAACGGAGTTAATCATGGACATTGCGAAAGACATTTTAGATGAAAATATTTACATTGTCCAGGCTCCATGTGGCGGTCTACTTCAAGTCTGGAGAACCCAAGAGGCTAGTCAGTATGTTGAAGATGCTGGCCCTGCAATAGATCTGACTAATACCAGAGATATCAAGATATTTAAAGTTGAAACCACGGCTGAAAAGCTTGTGGGAATAGATagcttggatgatcatgtgttgcTTCTTGGGCACAACCAAACACTTTGTCTAAGTGTTGAAGAGTATCCACATCTGAAAGCAAACCATGCCTATTTTACAGATGATTGCGAACTGTATCTTTTTGGATGGAAGAATAACCGTCGTGATATTGGAATCTGTGACTTGGCAAATAACACTTGTGAGGAACTTGTGTCCCCTCAGCCTTGGTCCAACTGGCCTAATCCCATATGGATAACACCAAGTCTTACAAGACTGTAA